The proteins below come from a single Cervus elaphus chromosome 4, mCerEla1.1, whole genome shotgun sequence genomic window:
- the LOC122692564 gene encoding cytochrome c oxidase subunit 6B2, whose translation MLGAECPKPCKGKWPTPPFDPRFPNQNQTRNCYQNFLDYHRCIKTMSRRGKSTQPCEYYFRVYHSLCPISWVQRWKEQIKDGTFAGKI comes from the exons ATGCTGGGTGCTGAGTGCCCGAAGCCCTGCAAGGGGAAATGGCCAACGCCGCCCTTCGACCCGCGCTTCCCCAACCAGAACCAGACCCGCAACTGCTACCAGAACTTCCTGG ACTACCATCGCTGCATCAAGACCATGAGCCGCCGAGGGAAGAGCACACAGCCCTGCGAGTACTACTTCCGCGTGTACCACTCGCTGTGCCCCATCAGCTGG GTGCAGCGCTGGAAAGAGCAGATCAAGGACGGGACTTTCGCTGGGAAAATCTAA